DNA from Triticum aestivum cultivar Chinese Spring chromosome 7D, IWGSC CS RefSeq v2.1, whole genome shotgun sequence:
ctggacttttcctctacgcaacaaatccgaggtccattctcttttccttaattttcaacgctatgtgtctgttcacttcttcctcccaattcgctttatccaatgtgacaatggtcgcgagtttgataacattaaaaatcgtactttcttcttacaacatggcatcctgcttaggttctcatgtccctacacctcccctcaaaatggtaaagcagaacgctctcttcgcaccctcaatgatatagttcgcactctcctcattcaatcatctatgcctcccaagttttgggctgaaaccctacacatggccaccttccttctaaatattcgaccttctaaaactaaacccaacactactccctattattccctctttctttcccaccccaactactccgcggttcgtgttttcggtTGTCTCTattttcccaatgcctacgccacttctgcaaataaattgtcaccacgctctatcccatgtgcttttctcgccttctctgacgagcacaaaggctatcgctgtctcgaccttcacaccggacatgttcatgtctctcgtcatgtcacgtttgctgagcacatttttcctttctcacaacgcactactacaccatccaacacccctagctccgcaaacaccccctctcccccgtcctttccaactatatactcccctacctgccgaacacaacttatcaccaccaccattaacacccaccatagccaatcccaaccatacactcaccccacccgagacgtccccaacacccccgacccctgctccctccccaacacccccagcccctcctcccactccaccacccagccctgctcccactccaccacccagccctactccttcgtctgactcttccgctgcgccggactcaccagtacccaccttaccccctcgtgctattcctacagcagccccgattaatgatcatcgcatgcgtattagggccaaatcaggatttcatcaaccccaagaccgcctaaaccttcatacctccgtatctctcacttctcttccaaagaattacaaaactgctctacttgatcccaattgggccgctaccatgcaagaagaatataatgctttacttcaaaataacacctggcaacttgttactcgtcctcccaatacaaatattgtttctggcaaatggatttttcgccaaaagttccactccgatgggagcctctcacgatataaagccaggtgggtttgtcgtggcttttctcagcaacaaggaattgattacgaagaaaccttctctcctgttgttaaacctagcaccattcgcaccgttcttagtgttgttgtctcctcttcatggcccattcaccaacttgatgtgaaaaatgctttcctccatggttcccttcaagaaactgtctactgccagcaacctctgggttttgaaaatccatcctttccaactcatgtatgtcttcttcagaaatctctctacggtcttaaacaggccccacgagcttggtttcaacgcttctcctccttcattcaaacaataggcttcactccatctctctccgacacctctctttttgtgtatcatcaaacttctgacactgcctatttacttctctatgtagatgatatcattcttaccgcctcctctcaaaagttcttagatcatattgtctctcttcttagatctgaattttctatgactgacctaggactccttcatcatttcttaggcattgctgttgttcgagattcctccagcctttttctttcccaacgccagtatattcttaatcttcttaatcgtgctggtatgcttgactgtcaatcatcttgcactcctgtcgatactagttttaaactttcggctaccggtgaacccttttccgatcctactctctatcgtagcctaacaggtgctctccaatatctcaccattactcgtcctgaaatctcttttgctgttcaacaagcatgtcactattgcatgatccccgggttcctcactataatcatgttaaacgcattcttcggtatttaaaaggaactctcaatcatggtctccaccttaataattcttctccaaactcgcttaccgcatactctgatgcagactgggctggttgtcctgacactcgaaggtccacttccggtttttgtgtttttcttggtaacaatttgatttcttggtcttcgaaaagacaggttacagtctcacgttcgtcggccgaggctgagtatcgcgctgtggcacatgccgttgcagatacaatctggattcggcagttactctccgagctacatagacctattgagcaggccactattgtctactgtgacaacatatcagcagtctacatgaccagcaatccagttcaacaccgacgcacaaagcatattgagattgatattcattttgttcgtgaaaaggttgctcttggtcaggttcgggtgcttcatgttccctctacggctcagtttgctgacattttcaccaaggcactgcctactaagccgtttcaagatatctgtttcagtctcaacgtcgtcgagcctaccgttgatactgcggggggatgttagagtagtcattatggtatacgacttctagtccaagtcagttttgtacccctaccccaaatCGGTTTGTaacctcttatatactcttgtatgccgcaccaaatcatcaataagcaatagttttattcagctttcagcgTGGTCGCGGTACCGCACAGCTCTCGTCAACCTCAGATTAGGCACGAGATCCAcgatgagatgagatgagacgTACGGCAACAACAAAAAATATAAGCTGTTGCTAGCTCTTTGGCTACCCAACCCCACCAGCCATTGCCTCCTGCCTCCCCCCGTCTCGGCCTGCGAGATCTCTGCGACGACGCGGGAGGATATGGTATCTCTGTATCTGTGCCGGAATTGCATATCTGGAATATCTAGCACAGTCACGCGCGTCAGCGCGTGGATCCGATCAGCAGTGTCACTCCAAGATGTTTTTGCTTGTTATAGTACCAGGCAAGACCGCGTGATTTCTGAGAAATCCGCGTTGGTCACTCTATGCAATGTTTGCCTGCAGGAGTCAATAGAATAATGTTGCATGGAGTCATTTTTCACAGGCATCGAGGATCGAAACGGGCACGTGTTGCATAGACTCATTTTACTCGACTCAATATTGTGTTGGTACATATGTTATTTTGACTGAATGTCTGAATCAGCTACACCTTGAGAAATAACGGTGGTAAAGCAAACGGATCGAAGCTAAATATATGCACACCTAACACTAAAACAGCGCATGCGCACATCCCTGTCATGTGTTGCCAAAAGTGTGGCTCTATCCAAGTTGGTGAAAAATATCAGTAACGACGATACAGTGCATAATGCTGCATTTTTCTGAACACGCTCAGTTCCTTGAGGATGCTGCAACACAATGCCTCTTACCGTATAAAGTGACTGCGTGCAGCAGATCCGTTATTCGCGGTGTTGCATACTCGTGTCCAGATGTAGGTTGGCCAGCTGGTCGTTGCCTTTGATCGAAATAGCATGCTGGATGCAGTTTCTACATATGTGAAGACTTTCACTAGTTGCACAAGAGACAATGGTGCATGGTAACGATGTACTCCAAAGCAAGATCAGAGATTGAGTGACTTTTTTCTACCATAACTGAATTTTCATGCATTGGTGTTCTGCTGGTACTTGTGCTGAGGAAAACTTTTTTTTTTGGGAAAACAAGGTTTAAACCCCTAGCTTCTGCATCAAGTGATGCATGCGGTCATCTTTATTTATTATTTCATCAAAGTCTAACAAGAACATACATCAAACCACTCGAAGCCATCACTCACCCCTACAAAACTCCATTATGTGGAGTGCTCTCATTCCCCAAATCTAAACCGGTGTCGtcgccgatccatccacataacgtgACGAACAACCGGTGAAGCAGACCTAAAGTGTATACCacacatgcacacgttttagacgctgccatcatcttcaacattgCATTTGTGTGTGTTCTTGCGGCAGATCTTAGTACATCTCTTTGGTaactcatacacacacacacacttgctgGTTCTTTACCATTTGACCTGTGTTGGCTTCAACTCATGCACTTTCTTATGAGATGAGAACTCATCAGCAGTATTAACAAAGGCTGGGAGTATTAACAAAGGCGTACATCGCTGGTCCCCTTGGCTCGTCATGTTTTCTTTGTGACCAAGTGGTTTACACGAACTTGTTTACAATAAACGGAGCGCATTATCCCTAAGTGTGGTGGTGACCGTGACACTGACACACATCAACGTGCGCCACGTCAGGCGCCGCATTTTATAACCCTCCTCCGTCGCGTATATAAGCCCTCGCTCGACCCATGCTGCTGCATCCATCATCCAAGGCAAGATCCAACAACACTTGAACCAAAGCATAGACTGATAGCCGAGCATGGCAGCTGGGGCGACAGCTGAGCGAGAGgccggccacggcggcggcggcgacggtgccgAGTGGAGGGTGGACGTGCCGGCGGCCGGCGAGGACGATGGCGTCAAGGGCGGGCGGTCGTGGTCGTGGCTCTTGTCGTGGATGGCCGCGCCGAGGGACAGGGTGGCCGGGTTCGGCAGGATGGTGTGGAAGGTCGGCGCGGACGACCCGAGGAGGGTGGTGCACGGGCTCAAGGTGGCCCTCGCGCTCGCCCTCTGTTCCGTCTTCTACTACGTCCACCCCCTCTATGACTTCACCGGCGGGAACGCCATGTGGGCCGTGCtcaccgtcgtcgtcgtcttcgAGTACACCGTCGGTACGTAAACTGGGCAACACTCCTCCTCGGTCCTCGGCGTGCCATGGTAAGGTGTGGAGTGGAAGAGCTAACTTAATGTGGATGGGTTTGTTTCAGGCGCTTGCTTGTACAAAGGCCTCAACAGGGCCATGGCGACGGTGGCCGGCGGCGCGCTGGCCCTCGGCGCGCACTGGGTCGCCAGCCAGTCCGGCAAGGAGTTCCAGCCTTATGTCCTCACCGGCTCCATGTTCATCATGGGTACGTTGCTTTGCTTGATTGATGTGTATAACTTCACCGGCAATACAAGACCTTTGTACTGCTACGTATCACTCTGTTTTCATGGATCTGACCGACGTACGTGCAGCTGCGGTGGCGACCTTCTCCCGGTTCATCCCGACGATGAAGGCCAAGTTCGACTACGGCGTCACCGTCTTCATCCTCACCTACTGCCTCGTCTCCGTGTCGGGGTACCGCGCCGACGAGGTGGTGTTCATGGCGCAGCAGCGCCTCACCACCATCGCCATCGGCGCCTTCATCTGCTTCGCCGTCTGCACCTTCGTCTTCCCGGTCTGGGCGGGGCAGGAGCTCCACGTCCTCGTCGCGCGCAACATGGACAAGATCGCCGCCGCCGCTGAGGGCTGCGTCGAGGACTACTTCTGtgaccccgacgccgacgccggagAGAAGCCGGCTAGGCGGGCGCTCTCCGCTAAGTCGAATGGGTACAAGCAAGTGCTGAACGCCAAGGCGTCCGAGGACTCGCTGGCCAACCTGGCCAAATGGGAGCCCGGCCACGGCAAGTTCGGTTTCCGGCACCCCTACGGGCAGTACCAGAAGGTCGGCGCCGCCATGCGCTGCTGCGCCTACTGCATCGACGCCCTCGCCGCCTGCGTCGGCTCCGAGGCCCAGACGCCGGCACACGTCAAGAAGCACCTTGCCGGCACCTGCCTCGCCCTGGGCCGACACTTGGCCACCGTGCTCCGCGAGGCCTCGGGCTCTGTCACGTCGATGACGCGGTCCGACCGCCTCGGGCTCGTCGTGGCGGACATGAACGCCACCGCCCAGGAGTTGAGGGACAAGCTGAGGTGCCTGGCCACGGTGCTGGAAGAAGGAGAGGACGAAATATCAGAGGCAGAGCACGAGCAGAACGCCGTGACGGAGCTGCCGACGCCGCCGCTCATCGAGGCGCTGCCGCTCTTTAGCGCCGCCTCCATGCTCCTGGAGGTCTGCGCGAGGGCGGAGCTGGTCATCGGCGCCGTCGAAaccctggccacgacggcgaggttCAAAAAAGCCGACCACGACGAGAAGGCGGCACTGGACACCGAGGCGTCCGTGCCCGCCATCTCCATGAGCAACCCCATCGACGCCCACGTATCGCAGGAGATACACGTGAAGGTCGCCGGTGACCAGGAGAAGACGGAGACGGCCCAGAAGGCGAGCACGAGCTCCGGCAAGGCGCCGCGGGACCAGGTCGGGGAGCTGATCAAGGTGCTGATGCGCCGGGGGAGCACCAAGAAGTGGGCGCGGGGGGACACCAAGGTGAGCCCCAAGCCGCCGCAGGACTTCACGGTGAGCGTGCCGTGCCCGCGGAACCGCGCGATGGAGCTCGCGGGGCACGGGCCGGTGGCGCCCAGCCCCAGGAACCGACCGGCGGAGCTCGCGGGGCACGCGCTGGCGGTGCCCACCCCGAGGAACCGCGTGGTGGAGATCGGCGGGCACGCGCCGGTGGCGCCCAGCCCCAGGAACCGGTCCGTGGACCTCGCGAGCCACGGAGGCGTCGTGCCCAGCCCAAGGAACCGCTCCATGGACTTCGCCACGCACGCCCCCAGCCCACGGAACCGATCCATACTTGGGATGGCCTGAAGGATGTGTCATCACTTAATCCTTGATTAGTTACCCCTAAAAAAAACTTAATCCTTGATTAGTCCTCGCAACTGAGATGTTTGAAAAATACGTTGTACATTGCATCTCTTGTGGATCATACTCGAGGCAGAACCTTCGTGCTGTAATACGAGGTACCTCACAAGAACTTCACATAGGAGTACAAAACAAACAGCATTGCAGTCGTCGCCGGGAATGAATACACTGCAAGCCTGCAAAATGCTTGATTTCCCTTTAGATCGCTTACCACGCGTGCCATGTGGTTGCAAAATGCTTAATTACACTCCCTGTTTGGCTCGGACTCTAACTTAAGTGCATCTTCAATGGCAACCCGAAAAAAACCTCCCGCATTCGTTCGCTGATACGGGACCATCCGCGGACACGAATGCGGGAGATCGACGTCCAATCGTAGCCGCATACATCCGGTCTtccggatcccccccccccccccccccagtatgCACGATCAAGTAGCCGCATGCAAAGGGCACATAAGTTCAAATTACCGCATGTAGCACTAGTTTAAATTTAAGAAAGTTTAAATATTTTACATCccaacattgttgtcccctttCACCGTCCACTGATGCACAACCAGATATTCCTTGAGTTGCTCGTGAGGTGGTCGATAacaaatttgttgatgcatttgaataaactcctcaaatgtggccggattctggtccggaagttggataggatcacccaGGTTCTCAAATTCCAGAGCCGCGGCAGcatcatcaccctcatcctcgacgatcatgttgagCATGATCACACATGTCATCACCTTCCACGAGGTCTCCGGATCCCATTGTTTTGCAAGTCCACAAACAACCGCAAAATGGGCAAGAACTCCAAATGCTCTCTCAACATCCTTTCTAGCTGCTTCTTGTGTTTGGGCAAAGTGAGCCTTTTTCTAGCCAACTAGGTTTGAGATGGTGCTGACAAAGGTAACCCATGGAGGATAGATACTGTCAACCAAATAGTAGCCCATATTGTACTCATGTTGATTGAcagtatagtggcaaggaggagctttCCCTTTAGTCAGCCTCGCAAACAATGGCGATCgttgcagcacattgatgtcattgtgagacccgtGCATGCTAAAGAAAgcgtgccaaatccaaagatccTGTGATGCAACTGTTTCAAGAATGATGGTGGCGTCGTGGTGGGCTCACGGCaaatgccatgggatggctaaagagagggatAGGCAAGAGGCAACCGGTGGGCTCCAGAGGAGAGGTTGGTACGAGCGAGCGTGAGACACAAGtcgtacccaggttcggggctctccggagaggtaacacccctagtcctgccgagtgtgatTTATATGAAGATGGTACAAgtttgctcctagagctgttttgggaAGGAAGGAAGGCAGGCCAGTGCATAGGCTGGTCCTTCTccgagtggatggatgtgagtgtgtgtgtgtggctggAGAGTTGACTAGTGATCGCCCCGTGCATGGAGGCCTCCTGGGGGGTCTTATAGGCCGACCTCCCAGTGTTACAATGGTAAAGATACATGGGCGCGGGGCCCTGGTGTCAGCGTCTAGGAGCCGACAGTGGGGGCCGCCAGGGCGCCGGGCCTGCCGGGTCTGCTGGATGCGGGTCGCGCCGGGTCCATCGGGTGCGGGCCATACCGGGGCCGCCGGGCGCGGGTACGGCCGACTGCTGGTTACTGTCGGCATGTCTTGCCGGACGTCATGGGACAACTTCGCCGTCCTGCTACAGGGCTGCGCCTTAGAGACGCCGCCCGCCCCAGGCGGTGGCAAAGGGGGCGCACTGTACCCATGCATACTTGTCGATAGAAGTTGGCTTCTTGGGACCAGCCGGCTGGCCGGGTTGTGCTGGGAAGCCGACCAGGGCGTGCCGGATTGAGGGGCGTTGTTGGCCCCGATGTTTTTAAAAAGGATccaggttccgttgcctgcccggggtccatccccccgacaggtgggcttcttaacatgaccctgtTATTGCCCTTGTTAAGCCTTcaggcaattcttccatttccaatgcacatcaagagatccaagcaaacctAGGCACCCTCTTGCTTCTGAGATTATCAGGAGGCTCTCGGTGTTTGCCACAGTTGGTTCTCACAAGCATCGAGGTCCGAACACCTCGACCACGACAGTTacaaacctgaccatggcatctccgcatgtgatctcagacatccgtaggtactcgtcccacgaatcagcggccgtgccatatgcaagcatccggagtGCGGCCGTGTACTTGGTAACCAGAGAAGCCACTTGTTCCCATGCCGTCCTTCTTCAGGATGAAGTAGTCATCGTAGGACCGGACGCCATGGTACAAACGATCGAAGACAGTCTTGCGCATCTGAAAACACCGGCGGAAATGGTCAACGAATAGTGCATCGGGGGCAAAGTAGTCGGCCATCAGTGTTAAATTCCCGTGCGCCCTGTtgcggttgagcactcgatgacccttgaccgagcccttgaaattgagaacatgctcctccgcaCGCTCCGCGTCTTCACGGACCGCCTGCATCATCACCATCTCATCGGAGTACTCCTCCTCGTCCGACGAGCCGTCGGAGGACTCAACATACTGCTCATATATGCACTCCGAATCGGAATCCATTGCTACAAACAAGAAGGGACAACTGTTTTCAGCTCCGGTGATTCATCGAACACTTGCCGGGCATGGTAGAGGATGGTACCTTGTGGGGCGGTCGGAGTACAGGGGGTTGAATGAAGATGGAGGAGAAGCGGCAGGGAGCCCTGCTGGATCGCCGGAGGTGACGGAGACGCTGATTTTTGGCAAGGGTGTGGCGTGATGGCCGGGATGGTGGAGCTATGGTGTTTgcaagagagaaagaaggaaggagagaaaatgGGGAGGATGGAGTCGCGGGTCCgggaagggttttgggtgggcTTGGGGTGTCAGATTCGTACGTTTCGCGTGTCCGGACTCCCCCAAACCTCCCGCACTTTTGTCTTCTTTTTGCGGGAGAAATCGCGTCCGGACCGTCCCGCGGACCAATACAAGACTGCGTTGAATGGCCTCCGCGGTCCAGACAGCGCGGTCCGGACGGTTGCGGGAGGTTTACGGGTCcaccttggagatgccctaatacaATACATACAGTATAAGATGTTTTTGACACTATCATAGTGTgataaaacatcttatattaagtaacttaatacaatacatatagtataagatgttttttgacactatcgTAGTGTGATAAAACATCTTATAGTAAGTTACAGaggtagtgatacgtccattttgcatcatgttttcctattgatACTTATTGCAATTtggactgttattt
Protein-coding regions in this window:
- the LOC123167311 gene encoding aluminum-activated malate transporter 10; translated protein: MAAGATAEREAGHGGGGDGAEWRVDVPAAGEDDGVKGGRSWSWLLSWMAAPRDRVAGFGRMVWKVGADDPRRVVHGLKVALALALCSVFYYVHPLYDFTGGNAMWAVLTVVVVFEYTVGACLYKGLNRAMATVAGGALALGAHWVASQSGKEFQPYVLTGSMFIMAAVATFSRFIPTMKAKFDYGVTVFILTYCLVSVSGYRADEVVFMAQQRLTTIAIGAFICFAVCTFVFPVWAGQELHVLVARNMDKIAAAAEGCVEDYFCDPDADAGEKPARRALSAKSNGYKQVLNAKASEDSLANLAKWEPGHGKFGFRHPYGQYQKVGAAMRCCAYCIDALAACVGSEAQTPAHVKKHLAGTCLALGRHLATVLREASGSVTSMTRSDRLGLVVADMNATAQELRDKLRCLATVLEEGEDEISEAEHEQNAVTELPTPPLIEALPLFSAASMLLEVCARAELVIGAVETLATTARFKKADHDEKAALDTEASVPAISMSNPIDAHVSQEIHVKVAGDQEKTETAQKASTSSGKAPRDQVGELIKVLMRRGSTKKWARGDTKVSPKPPQDFTVSVPCPRNRAMELAGHGPVAPSPRNRPAELAGHALAVPTPRNRVVEIGGHAPVAPSPRNRSVDLASHGGVVPSPRNRSMDFATHAPSPRNRSILGMA